Sequence from the Polycladomyces zharkentensis genome:
TTTACCTATAGCATCTAATTTTTTACTTGTTTGCTGACCAACATCATTTGTATCTTTTGACAACCACTCACCCCATTTTTTGCTTAATTCATCATACTGTTTATTAAAATACGCTTTTAGATCCTCTTGATTGTTAACCGTATAATAGGTTCCCCCACCGGACTGGGCCACTTGCTGAAGTGCTTTTTGACCCGCATTGTCTACATCGAAACCGATAATATTGACAACTGCTTTGACGTTGGAGTTATGTAGTTGTTGTGCCTCCTGCACCGGATTTCCTTCACAAGTTTCAACGCCATCACTTACGATATAGATAATGTTTTCTGCATTTGACTGTGCGCTTAAATCTTGTTGGGCAGAACGAATCGCCAATGCCAAAGGTGTCCATCCCGTCGGTTGAAATTGGTTAAGCGAGCTTTGGAACTTTTGGTTATCGTATGCTCCCAGGGGGTACACCACTTCAGAGCTATTACAGGAGATGGCTTTATCCTTGTTTTGATTACTCCCTTTGTGCCCATATACACGAAGTGACACGTTGGCACCTTGTGGCATCGAAGCAACAAATTGATTGATGGCTTCTTTGGCAAGATCCATCTTTGTTCGCCCATCAATTTGTTCAGCCATACTTCCACTAGAATCCAGGAGAATCTCAATATTCACTTTCTTATTCAACACGCCTGGTGTTTTAATGCTACCTTGAGGACCAACTGGTTTACTAAAGCCAGTATCAAAGTTGTTCATCTTTGGTATGATTGGATTATAGTCCTCAGCCAGCAATGCCACCAAATAATTGTATAATTTCT
This genomic interval carries:
- a CDS encoding vWA domain-containing protein, whose protein sequence is MKKMIALLLSLILLAACSQQPLSSKGSNQENERKSELTPTTAPKAATTIDGIVKQGPGIYGGSKYDKQKVYAALDKVPPNLPPEKLYNYLVALLAEDYNPIIPKMNNFDTGFSKPVGPQGSIKTPGVLNKKVNIEILLDSSGSMAEQIDGRTKMDLAKEAINQFVASMPQGANVSLRVYGHKGSNQNKDKAISCNSSEVVYPLGAYDNQKFQSSLNQFQPTGWTPLALAIRSAQQDLSAQSNAENIIYIVSDGVETCEGNPVQEAQQLHNSNVKAVVNIIGFDVDNAGQKALQQVAQSGGGTYYTVNNQEDLKAYFNKQYDELSKKWGEWLSKDTNDVGQQTSKKLDAIGKLLNDGVNKVDIEYNHFMDAKEYLVTKQKVSDVPSLEQFIKDRSNLIHDYIVKKHGQLIDEIGQNAVDRYGESRNQYEDAQNQINQKRK